In Chryseobacterium camelliae, one DNA window encodes the following:
- a CDS encoding T9SS type A sorting domain-containing protein has translation MKKFYTGALFLCAALGMSAQEVIWQKDIQSSSQDFLSQVTTTIDQQYLITGSSIQSKKLSAEGNQNSGYDFHLVKLNQQGEEIWEKYFSGQNHDFLSATVNTQEGGFLLAGTSFSGKGSDKKEDSKGGSDIWLIRINEFGDELWQKTLGTASDEEARSVIQTTDLGFFVAGNIQNSEKGYGSKDAWIIRLDKNGKEISQLILGGRGLDEVEKMIPTKDGGALLGIYSRSGSVAMNDHRSLMNDKINDQSSLITHAKSAENYGEGDYWIVKLNKDGKVEWEKNFGGKGDDHIRTLALTSTGYLIGGESRSERSGNKTVGIEEGTDIWLIALNERGEENWQKSYNFKNRDVLMGMSVVNKSQESGIKNQDGQDTTKGILLGGYTQAEGRIEHNDETFWMLYVDQNGNEQWRKHVKGESSKKEERLSDIKLNRDGSIILAGTSAEELGKENWKIVKLGDSQIDQLIEKQDIRIYPNPVSDYAYVEIGFEGQRSGVFEAEISVYDMGGRQLQSIRTKNKVTKINTQALVQGAYLVSVKTNDNKTASAKLIKK, from the coding sequence ATGAAGAAATTCTACACTGGCGCATTGTTCTTATGCGCAGCTCTGGGCATGTCTGCCCAGGAGGTGATCTGGCAGAAAGACATCCAATCTTCCTCACAGGATTTCCTTTCCCAGGTAACTACCACCATAGATCAGCAGTACTTAATTACCGGCAGTTCGATCCAATCCAAAAAACTTTCTGCTGAAGGCAATCAAAACAGTGGCTATGACTTCCATCTGGTAAAACTAAACCAGCAGGGAGAAGAGATCTGGGAGAAATATTTCTCCGGCCAGAACCATGATTTCTTATCGGCTACAGTAAATACCCAGGAAGGAGGTTTTCTTCTGGCAGGGACGAGTTTTTCTGGAAAAGGCTCAGATAAAAAAGAGGACTCCAAAGGCGGCTCAGATATCTGGCTGATCAGGATCAATGAATTCGGGGATGAACTCTGGCAGAAAACCTTAGGCACAGCTTCGGATGAAGAAGCCAGATCGGTGATCCAGACCACGGACTTAGGATTCTTTGTTGCAGGCAATATCCAGAATTCAGAGAAAGGTTATGGTTCCAAAGATGCCTGGATCATCAGGCTGGATAAAAACGGCAAGGAAATCTCCCAGCTGATATTAGGCGGCAGAGGCCTGGATGAAGTGGAAAAGATGATCCCAACGAAAGATGGTGGTGCCTTACTAGGGATCTACTCCCGAAGCGGAAGTGTTGCTATGAATGATCATCGATCATTGATGAATGATAAAATCAATGATCAATCATCACTTATCACTCATGCAAAATCGGCTGAAAATTACGGTGAAGGCGACTATTGGATCGTCAAATTAAACAAGGACGGGAAAGTTGAGTGGGAAAAGAACTTTGGAGGCAAAGGCGATGATCATATAAGGACCTTAGCTCTTACTTCAACGGGCTATCTCATTGGCGGGGAATCCAGATCTGAAAGATCGGGGAATAAAACCGTAGGGATAGAAGAAGGCACGGATATCTGGCTGATCGCTTTAAATGAAAGAGGAGAAGAAAACTGGCAGAAATCCTACAACTTTAAGAACCGGGATGTCTTGATGGGAATGAGTGTGGTGAATAAGAGCCAAGAGTCAGGAATCAAGAATCAAGATGGGCAGGATACAACAAAAGGGATTTTGCTGGGTGGTTACACTCAGGCAGAAGGAAGGATAGAGCATAATGATGAGACGTTCTGGATGCTGTATGTTGACCAGAATGGCAATGAGCAGTGGCGTAAGCATGTGAAGGGAGAATCCAGCAAGAAAGAAGAGCGGTTATCAGATATTAAACTGAACAGAGACGGTTCCATTATCCTGGCCGGAACCAGCGCAGAGGAGCTGGGTAAAGAAAACTGGAAGATCGTGAAGCTTGGGGACAGTCAGATCGATCAGCTGATTGAGAAGCAGGATATCAGGATCTACCCGAACCCTGTGAGTGATTACGCGTATGTTGAAATAGGGTTTGAGGGTCAGAGATCGGGCGTTTTTGAGGCTGAGATCAGTGTGTATGATATGGGCGGAAGGCAGCTTCAGAGCATCAGGACTAAAAACAAGGTGACAAAGATCAACACCCAGGCCTTGGTTCAGGGAGCTTATCTGGTAAGCGTAAAAACCAATGATAACAAAACGGCAAGTGCTAAACTGATTAAAAAATAA
- a CDS encoding DUF6443 domain-containing protein codes for MKKILIPASCLLISGMSYGQASPSTTENYVYSKTYLSDPSASSPRTSETVQYFDGLGRPKQVVNVKASPSGKDLVTTIPYDGFGRQADSFLPAPMATQNGGIQSGVEASAQSYHNDSFPFTHKNLENSPLDRVLSQVQPGSDWQNHPVSFQYDANAAGEVKKYVTTTTTVNNATSSSLSSFGTYGASQLYKNTVTDEDGNITIEFKNGQGQTLLVRKVVSATENADTYYVYNEYDQLAFVIPPLASVSSALDQSTLDNLCYQYRYDGRSRLVEKKLPGKGWEYMVYDKADRLIFTQDAVMRPTAKWLFTKYDTFGRAIITGIVQGGSRLEMQDMIGGNVITENRDNTGFAKSDGMQIYYTNGHFPYFDKAFSVNYYDTYPAGSPITTSQVMGQPLLPQAGPGVAVSTKSLPLASYLKNIEDDNWTRNYTGYDMKGRLVITYSINHLGGYTHTESLLDFSGLAQQTMTRHKRLSTDTERLITETLQYDNQNRLLVHKHQIDNNPEEILAQNTYNELSQLQSKKVGGTVLGSGLQTVDYQYNIRGWLTKINDPSATLTGGKLFGYEIKYQNPTNVSNSLIRYNGNISQIDWKTTNDHVLRRYTYQYDNLNRIFYAMYSKPNNTVVSTMAYDEWLSYDLNGNITHIDRYGLMDTNQAQMIDELDYDYTGNKLERVVDNSGNNLGYPIGGNTISYNLNGSMTSHPDKKIKTITYNYLNLPSNINMVQGGGLGKKGEGNNIDYKYRADGVKVEKTINYVNPYTTDYTYINYLDGFQYKRKYNKSNTAQNPYDSGFVLQFVPTTEGYYDFENNKYIYNYVDHLGNVRLSYMDNGAGVQVIEENNYYPFGLKHEGYNGLTGNPSYQYKYNGKELQAETGMYDYGARFYMPDIGRWAVVDEKAEKYRRWSSYTYAVNDPVNAIDPDGRDIIYVAKDGTNLQYRKGHFYFLNGDLKGQRYDGRKHSVSTTLFRLARAYSKIEHSNDNVLKGILHQLENSENIHQIQERAAGKGSTVFTNRENSAKDYQGEGSVTLYDFSSETKKHFKETAGVNNSDLSIVTHEMSHQFDEDNDNTADDQYPNSASDPSEIRAVYTENKARIIDGLLPRNNYGGEKIDSEKLNNPPNYILPGQKKGTNKKINNKQQ; via the coding sequence ATGAAAAAAATATTAATCCCGGCCAGCTGCTTACTGATATCAGGTATGTCCTATGGGCAGGCCTCACCGAGCACGACCGAAAACTATGTATACAGCAAGACCTATTTATCAGATCCTTCGGCTTCCTCTCCCAGGACCTCAGAGACCGTGCAGTACTTTGACGGTCTTGGAAGACCAAAACAGGTGGTTAATGTCAAGGCTTCCCCTTCAGGGAAAGACCTGGTGACCACCATTCCTTATGACGGATTTGGAAGGCAGGCAGACTCCTTTCTCCCTGCTCCCATGGCAACCCAGAACGGAGGGATCCAGTCCGGGGTGGAAGCCTCAGCCCAGAGCTACCATAACGATAGCTTTCCCTTCACCCATAAAAACCTGGAGAACTCCCCATTGGACCGGGTACTTTCCCAGGTACAGCCCGGATCTGACTGGCAGAATCATCCGGTCAGCTTCCAGTATGATGCCAATGCAGCAGGAGAAGTAAAAAAATATGTAACTACAACCACAACGGTAAATAATGCCACTTCCTCTTCCTTGAGTTCCTTCGGTACTTATGGAGCCAGCCAGCTGTATAAAAATACCGTAACCGATGAAGACGGCAATATAACCATAGAGTTTAAAAACGGACAAGGCCAGACCTTACTGGTCAGAAAAGTAGTAAGTGCCACAGAAAATGCTGATACGTATTATGTGTACAATGAATATGATCAGCTGGCGTTTGTGATACCTCCCCTGGCTTCTGTGAGCTCAGCATTAGATCAAAGCACTTTGGACAACTTATGTTACCAATACCGTTATGACGGCAGGAGCCGTTTGGTGGAAAAGAAACTTCCCGGAAAAGGCTGGGAGTATATGGTCTATGATAAAGCGGACCGGCTTATATTCACCCAGGATGCTGTGATGCGTCCTACGGCCAAATGGTTGTTTACTAAATATGATACTTTTGGGAGAGCTATTATCACCGGGATTGTTCAGGGAGGAAGCAGGCTGGAGATGCAGGACATGATCGGTGGGAATGTGATTACGGAAAACCGTGACAACACAGGTTTTGCCAAAAGTGATGGGATGCAGATCTATTACACCAACGGGCATTTTCCTTACTTTGACAAGGCCTTTTCCGTTAACTATTACGACACCTATCCTGCGGGTTCTCCTATAACGACGTCCCAGGTAATGGGCCAGCCACTTCTTCCCCAGGCAGGACCAGGCGTAGCAGTAAGCACCAAAAGCCTTCCTTTAGCGTCTTACCTCAAGAATATAGAAGATGATAACTGGACCAGAAACTACACCGGCTATGATATGAAAGGAAGACTCGTTATCACCTATTCCATCAATCATTTAGGTGGTTACACCCACACAGAATCCCTTCTTGATTTCTCAGGACTGGCTCAGCAAACCATGACCCGCCACAAAAGGCTTTCCACGGATACTGAAAGGTTAATTACCGAGACCTTGCAGTATGACAACCAGAACAGGCTTCTGGTCCACAAGCATCAGATAGATAATAATCCTGAGGAAATCCTGGCACAGAATACCTATAATGAGCTTTCACAGCTTCAAAGCAAAAAAGTAGGTGGAACAGTTTTAGGCAGCGGGCTTCAAACGGTAGATTATCAGTACAATATCCGGGGATGGCTTACCAAAATCAATGACCCTTCTGCTACTCTTACAGGCGGAAAGCTCTTTGGCTATGAAATAAAATATCAAAATCCCACCAATGTTTCTAACTCGCTGATCAGATATAACGGGAATATTTCACAGATTGACTGGAAAACAACAAATGATCATGTTTTAAGAAGGTATACCTATCAATATGATAATTTAAACAGGATATTTTATGCGATGTACTCTAAGCCCAATAATACAGTAGTGAGTACCATGGCATACGATGAATGGCTATCGTATGATTTAAATGGAAATATTACCCATATAGACAGATATGGTTTAATGGATACTAATCAGGCTCAAATGATTGATGAATTAGACTATGACTATACTGGAAATAAGTTAGAGAGAGTAGTTGATAATTCTGGTAATAATTTGGGATACCCTATAGGTGGAAATACGATAAGTTATAATCTGAATGGCAGTATGACAAGCCACCCGGATAAAAAAATAAAAACCATTACCTATAATTATCTGAACCTTCCTTCAAATATCAATATGGTACAAGGAGGAGGACTAGGAAAGAAGGGCGAAGGAAACAATATTGATTATAAATATCGGGCAGATGGAGTTAAGGTTGAAAAAACTATAAATTATGTCAATCCATATACTACGGATTATACCTATATCAATTACCTGGATGGTTTTCAGTATAAGAGGAAATATAACAAATCCAATACAGCACAGAATCCATACGATTCAGGCTTTGTGTTACAATTCGTACCCACAACAGAAGGATATTATGATTTTGAAAATAATAAGTATATTTATAATTATGTTGACCATTTAGGAAATGTACGGTTAAGCTACATGGACAATGGTGCAGGAGTACAGGTCATTGAAGAAAACAATTATTATCCGTTTGGACTGAAACATGAGGGATACAATGGGTTAACGGGAAATCCTTCTTACCAATATAAGTATAATGGAAAGGAGCTGCAAGCGGAGACTGGAATGTATGATTATGGCGCAAGGTTTTATATGCCGGATATTGGAAGATGGGCTGTGGTGGATGAAAAAGCTGAAAAATATCGTAGATGGTCTTCTTACACTTATGCAGTTAATGATCCAGTTAATGCTATAGATCCTGATGGTAGAGATATAATATATGTTGCTAAAGATGGTACTAACCTACAATATAGAAAAGGACATTTTTATTTTTTGAATGGAGATCTAAAAGGTCAAAGATATGATGGTAGAAAACACTCGGTAAGTACTACACTGTTTAGGCTCGCAAGAGCTTATAGTAAGATTGAACATTCTAATGACAATGTTTTAAAAGGTATTTTACATCAATTAGAGAATAGTGAAAACATACATCAGATTCAAGAAAGAGCCGCAGGTAAGGGAAGTACTGTGTTTACAAATAGGGAAAATTCAGCAAAAGACTATCAAGGAGAAGGCTCTGTTACACTTTATGATTTTAGCTCAGAAACTAAAAAACATTTTAAAGAGACTGCAGGAGTTAATAATTCTGATTTGTCAATTGTAACACATGAAATGTCTCACCAATTTGATGAAGATAATGATAACACTGCAGATGACCAATATCCAAACTCTGCATCTGATCCCTCAGAAATAAGAGCTGTATATACTGAAAATAAAGCTCGTATTATTGATGGACTACTTCCAAGAAATAATTATGGTGGGGAAAAAATTGACAGTGAAAAATTAAATAATCCCCCCAATTATATATTACCCGGGCAAAAAAAAGGGACGAACAAAAAAATCAATAATAAACAACAATAG
- a CDS encoding RHS repeat-associated core domain-containing protein, producing MLQFVPTTEGYYNFENNKYIYNYVDHLGNVRLSYMNNGTGVEVIEENNYYPFGLKHEGYNGLTGNPSYQYKYNGKELQAETGMYDYGARFYMPDIGRWGVVDPLAEKYRRFSPYTYAVDNPILFTDPDGRDIIIYYKNSKGKMMSYDYKTGSTYKGSNTFIKNFYKAVATLKKNKADDMINSLEKRNEKVALYQTSESSSASVEGKYIKWNDKQGIETNNGVSLTPTAILNHEADHALDALTNSEHSKNSEKDPNNPYNTKEEERVITGSEQDTAKNIRIGGW from the coding sequence GTGTTACAATTCGTACCCACAACAGAAGGATATTATAATTTTGAAAATAATAAGTATATTTATAATTATGTTGACCATTTAGGAAATGTGCGGTTAAGCTATATGAACAATGGTACAGGAGTAGAGGTCATTGAAGAAAACAATTATTACCCCTTTGGATTAAAGCATGAAGGATACAATGGGCTGACGGGAAATCCTTCTTACCAATATAAGTATAATGGTAAGGAACTGCAAGCGGAGACGGGAATGTATGATTATGGGGCGAGGTTTTATATGCCGGATATTGGAAGATGGGGTGTGGTGGATCCGCTGGCGGAGAAATATAGAAGATTTTCACCTTATACATATGCTGTAGACAATCCTATTCTCTTCACTGATCCTGATGGGAGAGATATAATTATCTACTATAAAAATAGTAAGGGCAAAATGATGAGTTATGATTATAAAACAGGAAGTACTTACAAAGGAAGTAATACATTCATAAAAAATTTCTATAAAGCAGTAGCCACCCTTAAAAAAAATAAAGCAGATGATATGATAAATAGTTTAGAAAAGAGGAATGAAAAAGTGGCATTGTATCAAACATCTGAATCAAGTTCAGCTTCTGTTGAAGGTAAATATATAAAATGGAACGATAAACAAGGTATTGAAACAAACAATGGTGTATCATTAACTCCTACTGCAATATTGAATCACGAAGCAGATCATGCATTAGATGCGTTGACTAATTCTGAACATTCAAAAAACTCTGAAAAAGACCCTAATAATCCTTATAATACCAAAGAGGAAGAGAGAGTAATTACTGGATCTGAACAAGACACTGCAAAAAACATTAGGATTGGTGGATGGTGA
- a CDS encoding helix-turn-helix domain-containing protein → MSDNIKDIREQKNLKQIEVANYIGVDKSAYSKIEKGTRSLAIEELQKMAQLFDMNTDQIINYDGSIPKRSNFGR, encoded by the coding sequence ATTTCAGATAACATTAAGGATATAAGAGAGCAGAAAAACCTGAAGCAAATAGAGGTAGCCAATTATATTGGCGTTGATAAATCTGCGTATTCTAAAATTGAAAAAGGAACGAGAAGTTTAGCCATAGAAGAACTACAGAAGATGGCTCAGCTTTTTGATATGAATACAGATCAGATTATTAATTATGACGGTTCTATTCCTAAAAGAAGTAATTTTGGAAGATAA
- a CDS encoding RHS repeat-associated core domain-containing protein: MTSHPDKKIKTITYNHLNLPSNINMVQGGGLGKKGEGNNIDYKYRADGVKVEKTINYVNPYTTDYTYINYLDGFQYKRKYNKSNTAQNPYDSGYVLQFVPTTEGYYNFENNKYIYNYVDHLGNVRLSYMDNGAGVQVIEENNYYPFGLKHEGYNGLTGNPSYQYKYNGKELQAETGMYDYGARFYMPDIGRWNTIDKLGEKYSFASNYTYVLNRPTVAVDPDGRRVYFIGGAGNDQDGWDYINRWARAFAQNGINDFIE, translated from the coding sequence ATGACAAGCCACCCGGATAAAAAAATAAAAACCATTACCTATAATCATCTGAATCTTCCTTCAAATATCAATATGGTACAAGGAGGAGGACTAGGAAAGAAGGGCGAAGGAAACAATATTGATTATAAATATCGGGCAGATGGAGTTAAGGTTGAAAAAACTATAAATTATGTCAATCCATACACTACGGATTATACCTATATCAATTACCTGGATGGTTTTCAGTATAAAAGGAAATATAACAAATCCAATACAGCACAGAATCCATACGATTCAGGCTATGTGTTACAATTCGTACCCACAACAGAAGGATATTATAATTTTGAAAATAATAAGTATATTTATAATTATGTTGACCATTTAGGAAATGTACGGTTAAGCTACATGGACAATGGTGCAGGAGTACAGGTCATTGAAGAAAACAATTATTATCCGTTTGGATTAAAGCATGAGGGATACAATGGGTTAACGGGAAATCCTTCTTACCAATATAAGTATAATGGGAAGGAGCTGCAAGCGGAGACGGGAATGTATGATTATGGGGCAAGGTTCTATATGCCGGACATTGGGAGATGGAACACAATAGATAAATTAGGCGAGAAATATTCTTTTGCGAGTAATTATACATATGTTCTTAATCGTCCTACAGTTGCAGTAGATCCAGACGGAAGAAGAGTTTATTTTATCGGAGGTGCAGGAAATGACCAAGACGGTTGGGATTATATTAATCGTTGGGCAAGAGCTTTTGCACAAAATGGGATAAATGATTTTATAGAGTAA
- a CDS encoding RHS repeat-associated core domain-containing protein: MDNGTGVEVIEENNYYPFGLKHEGYNGLTGNPSYQYKYNGKELQAETGMYDYGARFYMPDIGRWGVVDPLAETSRRWSTYTYAYNNPTMFVDPDGMQNTDWYQKQKDGTYKNIKKSTDLVILDEKGKKVPTFTSAGPLGGYNEDYAEGVNEARNQGIISKSDAKEASNIATIYGIEKGGEGTAGAIVGAEGLYSLLKNPKGAWEALKSIKSLFSSGEKASLALEISASAEANGIKSAQKSINPSIVANYYEQMVSGTYKSTGGAGYVYEGKYILTEGNHRMNAALQYGLKTGYFKYVEEIITKGNFHRANPSNYGIKIYKLPTK, encoded by the coding sequence ATGGATAATGGTACAGGAGTAGAGGTCATTGAAGAAAACAATTATTACCCCTTTGGATTAAAGCATGAAGGATACAATGGGTTAACGGGAAATCCTTCTTACCAATACAAGTACAATGGAAAGGAGCTGCAAGCGGAGACGGGAATGTATGATTATGGCGCGAGGTTTTATATGCCTGATATTGGAAGATGGGGTGTTGTGGATCCGTTGGCGGAAACTTCCAGAAGATGGTCAACTTATACATATGCATATAATAACCCAACAATGTTTGTTGATCCTGATGGAATGCAAAATACAGATTGGTATCAAAAACAGAAAGATGGAACTTATAAGAACATCAAAAAATCTACAGATTTAGTAATACTTGATGAGAAAGGTAAAAAAGTTCCTACGTTTACTTCTGCAGGTCCACTTGGAGGATATAATGAAGATTATGCGGAAGGTGTAAATGAGGCGAGAAATCAAGGAATAATTTCTAAAAGTGACGCTAAAGAAGCAAGTAATATTGCTACAATATATGGGATAGAAAAGGGAGGAGAAGGTACTGCTGGGGCAATTGTAGGAGCAGAGGGACTTTATAGTCTACTTAAAAACCCTAAAGGAGCTTGGGAAGCTCTTAAATCCATTAAATCTTTGTTTTCTTCAGGTGAAAAGGCTTCACTTGCTTTAGAAATTTCAGCATCTGCAGAAGCTAATGGAATTAAAAGCGCTCAAAAATCAATTAATCCAAGTATTGTGGCTAATTATTATGAGCAAATGGTAAGTGGAACGTATAAATCGACAGGTGGAGCAGGTTATGTTTATGAAGGGAAATATATCTTGACAGAAGGTAATCATAGAATGAATGCAGCTCTACAATATGGATTGAAAACGGGTTATTTTAAATATGTAGAAGAAATTATTACCAAAGGTAATTTTCATCGTGCAAACCCGAGCAATTATGGAATTAAAATCTATAAATTACCAACAAAATAA